The following proteins are encoded in a genomic region of Cyclonatronum proteinivorum:
- a CDS encoding Hsp20/alpha crystallin family protein yields the protein MTLVRFRNDHNTDNMIPRTFSEMLDTFFDTANATRAIDRNGMFHPGVDIVEHDNKFEIQVTLPGLKKEEINIELEDNTLTISGERRYENEDKTKKYHLVETRYGKFTRSFTLPRNINRDSIQAAMQDGILSVTIDKSEEAVSRKIEIG from the coding sequence ATGACACTCGTAAGATTCCGCAACGATCATAACACTGACAACATGATCCCAAGAACCTTTTCTGAAATGCTCGACACTTTCTTCGACACCGCAAACGCAACCCGCGCCATTGACCGCAACGGTATGTTCCATCCCGGCGTCGATATTGTAGAGCATGACAATAAGTTCGAGATTCAGGTCACCCTGCCGGGGCTGAAGAAAGAAGAAATCAACATCGAACTCGAAGACAATACCCTAACCATCAGCGGTGAGCGCCGTTACGAAAACGAAGACAAAACCAAGAAGTATCACCTCGTTGAAACCCGCTACGGCAAGTTCACCCGCTCTTTCACCCTGCCGCGCAACATCAACCGCGACAGCATTCAGGCCGCCATGCAGGACGGTATCCTGAGCGTAACCATCGACAAGAGCGAAGAAGCCGTAAGCCGCAAAATCGAAATCGGATAA
- a CDS encoding tetratricopeptide repeat protein, whose translation MMMKSFPFPLPESLKSHVELFERKPDKAIEGLHKHLKRRGNDAVGYFLLGWLYLQSGDQVNALKCAAMAKAFAPGSPFFHYLPYYFQHPDGFEAWLPVLSDDATVQQQWLPEKDQRFFVDIDRLIQQLSNPEATRIRMKQSEEAPKAKQPAVNRSEDLATLTLAGIYEKQNRIEEAIKVLQTIAKQDETRAAHCEAEITRLKSL comes from the coding sequence ATGATGATGAAATCCTTCCCCTTCCCGCTTCCGGAATCGCTAAAAAGTCATGTAGAGCTTTTTGAACGCAAACCGGATAAGGCCATCGAAGGACTTCACAAACATCTCAAGCGCCGCGGCAACGACGCAGTGGGTTATTTTTTACTGGGCTGGCTGTATCTGCAATCGGGCGATCAGGTTAACGCGCTCAAGTGCGCTGCAATGGCCAAAGCCTTTGCCCCGGGTTCGCCCTTTTTTCATTATCTCCCCTACTACTTCCAGCACCCCGACGGTTTCGAAGCCTGGCTACCGGTGCTCTCCGATGACGCGACCGTGCAGCAGCAGTGGCTTCCTGAAAAAGATCAGCGCTTTTTTGTGGATATCGATCGTCTCATACAGCAGCTGTCCAATCCGGAAGCTACCCGCATCCGAATGAAGCAATCAGAGGAAGCACCCAAAGCCAAACAGCCGGCAGTCAACCGCAGCGAAGACCTTGCGACCCTCACCCTCGCAGGCATCTACGAGAAACAAAACCGCATTGAAGAAGCCATCAAAGTGCTGCAAACTATCGCAAAGCAAGACGAAACCCGGGCCGCACACTGCGAAGCAGAAATCACCCGCCTGAAATCGCTTTAA
- a CDS encoding 3-deoxy-7-phosphoheptulonate synthase class II, protein MHSTDTHQKKAAPAAAAPTTDWNPLSWKNFPIRQLPDYPDQQALEEAFQQLKQLPPLVNSWEIDALKGKLAKASRGEMFLLQGGDCAETFDHCNDAHIVKLLKVLLQMSFIMVHEMNIPVIRLGRMAGQYAKPRSKPTERVDDVEYPIYRGDVVNAFEVDTELRKPSPQRLVEAYHKSGLTLNFVRSLTEGSGFADLHHPEYWELNFMKKNKFYDEYAKMVNSITSAIRFMEGILPAELVNLRQVEMFTSHEALNLYYDAAQTRRSPHKDGWYNMSTHLPWIGNRTRDPKEAHVEYFRGIKNPVGIKVGPPYDLDEIADLVQMLNPSNEEGKITLITRFGRKTVETELPKLIDKIERKGLNVLWSADPMHGNTFATDSGIKTRAFDDIIEEIRKSFAIHREMGTILGGVHLEMTGEDVTECVGGANGLSAQGLSTNYQSYCDPRLNYEQSLELAFMISREWKAGQKKK, encoded by the coding sequence ATGCATTCAACCGATACACATCAAAAAAAGGCTGCACCAGCAGCTGCAGCACCAACAACGGACTGGAACCCCCTAAGCTGGAAAAACTTCCCGATACGTCAGCTGCCGGATTATCCCGATCAGCAGGCGCTGGAAGAAGCCTTTCAGCAGCTCAAACAGCTGCCGCCATTGGTTAACTCCTGGGAAATCGACGCCCTGAAGGGCAAGCTTGCCAAAGCTTCCCGGGGTGAAATGTTTTTGTTGCAGGGCGGCGATTGTGCCGAAACCTTCGATCACTGCAACGACGCGCATATTGTGAAGCTTCTCAAAGTATTGTTGCAAATGAGCTTCATTATGGTGCACGAAATGAATATTCCGGTGATCCGGCTGGGGCGGATGGCCGGGCAGTACGCCAAGCCGCGATCCAAACCAACCGAGCGCGTTGATGATGTGGAGTACCCGATCTACCGCGGTGATGTGGTAAATGCTTTCGAAGTCGATACCGAACTGCGCAAGCCATCCCCGCAGCGCCTTGTGGAAGCCTACCATAAATCTGGCCTGACGCTCAATTTTGTGCGCTCGCTCACCGAAGGCAGCGGCTTCGCGGATCTGCACCATCCGGAGTATTGGGAGCTGAATTTCATGAAGAAGAACAAGTTTTATGATGAGTACGCCAAAATGGTGAACTCCATCACCAGCGCGATTCGCTTCATGGAAGGCATTTTACCAGCTGAGCTCGTGAACCTGCGTCAGGTCGAAATGTTCACAAGTCACGAAGCCCTGAACCTGTACTACGACGCCGCACAGACCCGCCGCTCGCCGCACAAGGATGGCTGGTACAACATGAGCACGCACCTGCCGTGGATTGGCAACCGCACCCGCGATCCCAAAGAAGCGCATGTGGAGTATTTCCGGGGTATCAAAAATCCGGTTGGCATTAAAGTCGGCCCGCCCTACGATCTCGATGAAATTGCGGATTTGGTCCAAATGCTGAATCCTTCAAATGAAGAAGGAAAAATTACCCTCATCACCCGTTTTGGCCGCAAAACGGTAGAGACCGAGCTGCCCAAGCTGATTGATAAAATTGAGCGCAAAGGCCTGAATGTGCTTTGGAGCGCCGACCCCATGCACGGCAATACCTTTGCAACCGACAGCGGAATCAAGACGCGGGCTTTTGATGACATCATCGAAGAAATTCGGAAGAGCTTCGCGATTCACCGGGAGATGGGCACCATTCTCGGCGGGGTGCACCTTGAGATGACGGGGGAAGACGTCACGGAGTGTGTCGGCGGCGCCAACGGCCTCAGCGCACAGGGCCTGAGCACCAACTATCAGAGCTATTGCGACCCGCGCCTCAACTATGAGCAGAGTCTGGAGCTGGCCTTCATGATTTCACGAGAGTGGAAGGCAGGCCAGAAGAAAAAGTAG
- a CDS encoding TlpA family protein disulfide reductase has translation MRLDQKYFIPFMLVVAGICVVLIIYFNLRFMGSQQQRFAERVGDGQEHLEQRYPAIFESGSITPAELSGEQPLILLFWASWSGRADEAQQDLFRRIQTHGSEAVVISAAVKDDAGHIREIKEAHGLPFIFVDGTEHYNEVRLPGLPSLLAFRPDGSLFGSRLGFSGPEDYDFLDALLSTEP, from the coding sequence ATGCGACTTGATCAAAAATATTTTATTCCGTTTATGCTGGTTGTGGCCGGCATTTGTGTGGTGCTCATCATTTATTTTAACCTGCGCTTCATGGGCTCGCAGCAGCAGCGATTTGCCGAGCGCGTGGGCGACGGGCAGGAACATCTTGAGCAGCGCTACCCCGCAATTTTTGAAAGCGGCAGCATTACGCCCGCTGAACTAAGCGGAGAGCAGCCCCTCATTCTGTTATTCTGGGCTTCATGGTCAGGACGCGCCGATGAAGCGCAGCAGGATTTGTTCCGCCGCATTCAGACCCACGGCTCGGAAGCGGTCGTAATATCGGCAGCGGTTAAAGACGACGCCGGGCACATCCGCGAAATCAAAGAAGCGCACGGCTTACCGTTTATTTTTGTGGATGGCACCGAACATTATAATGAAGTGCGTCTGCCCGGTCTGCCGAGCTTGCTGGCTTTTCGGCCCGATGGCAGCCTGTTCGGCTCACGACTGGGATTTTCCGGTCCTGAAGACTACGACTTTCTCGATGCACTACTGAGCACGGAACCCTGA
- a CDS encoding sigma 54-interacting transcriptional regulator, whose protein sequence is MDTSAKTLGQLKATGWQPKSVKEEIRNNLMTALKNKDTLFEGIKGYEKTVIPQLQHALLSRHDFILLGLRGQAKTRLIRMIPQLLDPFMPVVEGSELMDDPFAPISPFAKNLVAERGDETPITWVPRQHRFAEKLATPDTSVADLIGDVDPIKAATEKRTLADELVINYGLIPRMNRGVFAINELPDLQPRIQVALLNIMQERDIQIRGFNIRIPLDVLMVFTANPEDYTNRGNIITPLKDRIDSQIITHYPKSIDVGVEITGQEAWVSRNGSATNIPYFVREIVEQVAFEARKSEFVDQKSGVSARMSITAMEQLVSAAERRSILTGEPVSVRISDLYHMVPALTGKLELVYEGEQEGAVNVAKVLIGKAVNTIFKKYFPDPQNRKQSGAAFQSVLQWFGKGGKVELADDLPQAAYQQRLAAVDGLEDLVRKQVKPSAASEAFIFMDFVLDALHQNSMLGREDLDLNMTYSDMVGSMLGSLGKFGDDDADDNDDPAQYF, encoded by the coding sequence ATGGATACAAGCGCCAAAACGCTTGGACAACTCAAAGCTACCGGCTGGCAGCCCAAATCAGTTAAAGAAGAAATCAGAAACAATCTGATGACAGCCCTGAAGAACAAGGATACGCTTTTTGAAGGCATAAAAGGCTACGAAAAAACGGTTATTCCGCAGCTTCAGCACGCCTTACTTTCCAGGCATGATTTTATTCTTCTTGGTCTGCGGGGGCAAGCTAAAACCCGACTAATCCGCATGATTCCGCAACTCCTTGACCCGTTCATGCCCGTTGTGGAAGGCTCTGAACTCATGGACGATCCCTTTGCGCCCATTTCCCCCTTCGCCAAAAACCTTGTGGCAGAAAGGGGAGATGAAACCCCGATTACGTGGGTGCCAAGGCAGCACCGGTTTGCGGAAAAGCTTGCCACCCCCGATACAAGCGTAGCCGATCTCATCGGAGACGTTGACCCGATCAAAGCCGCAACCGAAAAGCGCACGCTTGCCGACGAGCTTGTCATCAACTACGGTCTGATTCCGCGTATGAACCGCGGCGTTTTTGCCATCAACGAATTACCAGATCTGCAACCGCGCATTCAGGTAGCCTTGCTCAACATCATGCAGGAGCGCGATATACAAATCCGCGGTTTCAACATCCGTATCCCCCTTGACGTGCTCATGGTGTTTACTGCCAACCCGGAAGATTATACGAACCGGGGCAACATCATCACCCCGCTCAAAGACCGGATTGATTCTCAGATCATCACGCACTATCCTAAATCCATTGATGTGGGTGTGGAAATTACAGGGCAGGAAGCCTGGGTTTCCCGTAACGGGAGCGCGACAAACATCCCGTACTTTGTGCGCGAAATTGTGGAACAAGTTGCTTTTGAAGCCCGCAAGTCAGAGTTTGTGGATCAAAAAAGCGGGGTGTCGGCGCGCATGTCCATCACAGCCATGGAACAGCTTGTTTCCGCTGCGGAGCGTCGGAGTATTCTCACCGGTGAACCCGTTTCAGTTCGGATCAGCGATCTGTATCACATGGTTCCGGCCCTGACCGGGAAGCTTGAGCTTGTGTATGAAGGCGAACAGGAAGGTGCTGTGAATGTGGCCAAAGTGCTGATTGGTAAAGCCGTCAACACCATTTTCAAAAAGTATTTCCCGGATCCGCAGAACAGAAAGCAAAGCGGTGCGGCCTTTCAGTCGGTGCTGCAGTGGTTTGGAAAGGGTGGAAAGGTAGAGCTTGCCGACGATTTGCCGCAGGCTGCGTATCAGCAAAGGCTTGCTGCCGTGGATGGACTCGAGGATTTGGTGCGCAAGCAGGTGAAACCATCTGCCGCAAGCGAGGCCTTCATTTTTATGGATTTCGTGCTCGATGCCCTTCATCAGAATTCAATGCTTGGACGGGAAGACCTTGACCTGAACATGACCTACAGCGATATGGTGGGCAGTATGCTCGGTTCGCTTGGCAAGTTCGGGGACGATGATGCCGATGACAATGATGATCCGGCGCAGTATTTCTGA
- the uvrA gene encoding excinuclease ABC subunit UvrA — translation MYSSIIVRGAREHNLKKIDIDIPREQLVVITGLSGSGKSSLAFDTIYAEGQRRFMESLSAYARQFLGMMERPDVDFIDGLSPVISIDQKTTNRNPRSTVGTVTEIYDYLRLLYARVGIPYSYLSGNKMQKQTTDQVVDTIMQLPEKTKAYCLAPVVRGRKGHYRELFEQTLKQGYIRVRVNGKFLELAPDMKLDRYKTHNIDVVIDRFVVTENSRTRIAQSVETALQMADGNVILHIPESGGESARDQLYSMKLFDAESGLAYEDPAPNLFSFNSPYGACPTCDGLGYDYDVDPDLVIPNHSLSVNQGAIRFLGTPKTNFAFKQIEAVLEEAGFGLDTPFSEIPAPVLNVLFYGSGNKTYKVKYNFGDGDVFYKQKFEGLAAMVRESFSEGSTKGQKKKAEAFMNKVKCAACGGGRLNKEALSYKLGEHTIADLVQLDIAELRYTIDRLELTDRQRLIGSQVIKEIRDRLDFLLNVGLNYLTLDREAQTLSGGEAQRIRLATQIGTQLVGVLYILDEPSIGLHQRDNIKLINSLKTLRDLGNSVLVVEHDRETIEHADFVIDMGPGAGTYGGEIVTKGRPEELAPETMTSAYLRYDKLVEIRPKRRKGNGKTLSVRGARGHNLKRVDLELPLGTFIAATGVSGSGKSSLINQTLVPVLSNHFYRAKQAALPYDEVIGIDNIDKIISIDQSPIGRTPRSNPGTYTKVFDAIRSLFAELAESRIRGYDQGRFSFNVKGGRCEACGGDGLKKIEMNFLPDVYVKCEACNGKRYNRETLEIYYKGKNINDVLNMPVSEAVDFFDAMPRIKRILETLNAVGLGYLTIGQPSTTLSGGEAQRIKLARELSKIGTGNTLYVMDEPTTGLHFEDVRMLVDVIQMLVDKGNTVLVIEHNLDLIKAADHLIDMGPEGGRAGGQIIAQGTPEEVAQNDESVTGRFLREELERHAASLKKAVTS, via the coding sequence TTGTATTCGTCCATTATCGTACGCGGCGCCCGCGAGCATAACCTGAAAAAAATCGACATCGACATTCCCCGCGAACAGCTCGTCGTCATTACCGGACTTTCCGGTTCGGGAAAGTCTTCTCTCGCTTTCGACACCATCTATGCCGAAGGGCAGCGCCGCTTCATGGAGTCGCTCTCGGCCTACGCGCGGCAGTTTTTAGGGATGATGGAGCGTCCTGATGTGGATTTCATCGACGGGCTTTCCCCGGTGATTTCCATCGATCAGAAAACGACCAACCGGAATCCGCGCTCAACGGTCGGCACCGTAACTGAGATTTACGACTACCTGCGCCTGCTCTACGCCCGGGTCGGCATCCCCTACTCCTACCTGAGCGGCAACAAAATGCAGAAGCAAACCACCGATCAGGTTGTGGATACCATCATGCAGCTGCCCGAAAAAACGAAGGCCTACTGCCTTGCGCCGGTCGTGCGCGGCCGCAAAGGGCATTACCGCGAGCTCTTCGAGCAAACCCTGAAACAGGGCTACATCCGCGTGCGGGTGAACGGGAAGTTTCTGGAACTCGCGCCGGACATGAAGCTCGACCGCTACAAGACGCATAATATAGATGTGGTCATCGACCGCTTTGTCGTGACCGAAAACAGCCGCACTCGCATCGCGCAGTCTGTCGAAACCGCGCTGCAAATGGCCGACGGCAACGTGATTTTGCACATCCCTGAAAGCGGGGGCGAATCCGCCCGAGACCAGCTCTATTCGATGAAGCTCTTCGACGCCGAAAGCGGCCTTGCCTACGAAGATCCGGCGCCCAACCTGTTTTCCTTCAACTCCCCCTACGGCGCCTGCCCGACCTGCGACGGTCTCGGCTACGACTACGATGTCGATCCCGATCTCGTCATACCCAATCACTCCCTTTCAGTGAATCAGGGCGCCATCCGCTTTCTCGGGACGCCCAAAACCAACTTCGCCTTCAAACAAATCGAAGCGGTGCTCGAAGAAGCCGGCTTCGGTCTTGACACCCCTTTCAGTGAAATTCCGGCTCCGGTACTGAACGTGCTTTTCTATGGCAGCGGGAATAAGACTTACAAAGTGAAGTACAACTTTGGCGACGGCGACGTCTTCTACAAGCAAAAGTTTGAAGGCCTTGCGGCTATGGTGCGCGAATCCTTCAGTGAAGGCAGCACCAAAGGCCAAAAAAAGAAAGCCGAAGCTTTCATGAATAAGGTGAAATGCGCTGCCTGCGGGGGCGGACGTCTCAACAAAGAAGCGCTCTCTTACAAATTGGGCGAGCATACCATCGCCGACCTCGTGCAACTCGACATCGCAGAGCTGCGGTACACCATCGACCGGCTTGAACTCACCGACCGGCAGCGGCTGATCGGCTCGCAGGTTATCAAAGAAATCCGCGACCGTCTCGATTTTCTGTTAAACGTAGGGCTGAACTACCTCACCCTCGACCGCGAAGCGCAGACCCTCAGCGGGGGCGAAGCACAGCGCATCCGGCTTGCGACGCAGATCGGCACGCAGCTTGTCGGGGTGCTCTACATTCTGGACGAGCCAAGCATCGGCCTGCATCAGCGCGACAACATCAAGCTCATCAACTCCCTTAAAACCCTGCGTGATCTCGGCAACAGCGTGCTCGTTGTGGAGCACGACCGCGAAACCATCGAGCATGCCGATTTCGTGATCGACATGGGTCCGGGCGCAGGCACCTACGGCGGTGAAATCGTCACCAAAGGCCGGCCCGAAGAACTGGCTCCCGAAACCATGACCTCCGCCTATCTGCGCTATGACAAGCTCGTGGAAATCCGTCCGAAGCGCCGCAAAGGCAACGGCAAAACCCTATCGGTGCGGGGTGCGCGCGGACACAACCTCAAGCGCGTGGATCTGGAGCTTCCCCTCGGCACCTTCATCGCGGCAACCGGCGTGAGCGGCAGCGGAAAAAGCTCGCTCATCAACCAAACGCTGGTTCCGGTGCTTTCCAATCACTTCTACCGCGCCAAACAAGCCGCCCTGCCTTACGATGAAGTCATCGGTATCGACAACATCGACAAAATCATCTCCATCGATCAGAGTCCGATCGGGCGCACGCCCCGCTCCAATCCCGGCACCTACACCAAAGTTTTTGACGCCATCCGCTCGCTCTTCGCTGAACTGGCCGAGTCGCGCATCCGCGGCTATGATCAGGGCCGGTTCTCGTTCAATGTAAAGGGCGGACGCTGCGAAGCCTGCGGCGGGGACGGCCTCAAGAAAATCGAGATGAATTTCCTGCCCGATGTGTATGTGAAATGCGAGGCCTGCAACGGCAAGCGCTATAACCGCGAAACCCTCGAGATTTACTACAAAGGCAAGAATATCAACGACGTGCTGAACATGCCGGTGAGCGAAGCCGTGGACTTCTTCGATGCCATGCCCCGCATCAAACGCATACTCGAAACCCTGAACGCCGTCGGCCTCGGCTACCTCACCATTGGTCAGCCGAGTACAACCCTCAGCGGGGGCGAAGCGCAGCGCATCAAACTCGCGCGCGAACTCTCCAAAATCGGAACCGGCAACACCCTTTATGTGATGGATGAACCCACAACCGGCCTGCACTTCGAAGATGTGCGCATGCTGGTCGATGTCATTCAAATGCTGGTCGATAAGGGCAACACCGTGCTCGTGATTGAGCACAACCTCGACCTCATCAAAGCGGCGGATCACCTTATTGATATGGGTCCGGAAGGCGGACGGGCCGGCGGGCAGATTATTGCTCAGGGCACGCCGGAAGAAGTCGCCCAAAATGACGAAAGCGTCACCGGTCGCTTTCTCAGGGAAGAGCTTGAAAGGCACGCAGCGTCCCTCAAAAAAGCGGTTACATCCTAA
- a CDS encoding MBL fold metallo-hydrolase, producing MITIETLTVNPFSQNTFLLIRDRAALLIDAGFSKASELNQMIDLLDDHKAQLKAIVITHAHVDHVMGLQRVLDRFDVPVYMSHADMYLWENSHKQVEMFGVSMRPFDFIPEPLPHDAACEIAGFRFLSLFTPGHAPDHVSLYFEEDGFVVAGDVLFNGSIGRTDLYKGDFELLKKSIFEKIYTLPESTEVYCGHGPKTIVGHEKKFNPFVKAEA from the coding sequence ATGATTACGATTGAAACCCTTACAGTAAATCCATTCAGCCAAAACACTTTTCTGCTGATCCGCGACCGTGCCGCCCTGCTGATTGATGCCGGTTTTTCCAAAGCTTCCGAGCTCAATCAGATGATTGACCTGCTTGATGATCACAAAGCGCAGCTTAAAGCCATTGTGATTACGCATGCGCATGTTGATCATGTTATGGGTCTGCAGCGGGTGCTTGACCGTTTTGATGTGCCCGTGTATATGTCGCACGCGGATATGTATCTCTGGGAAAACTCTCACAAACAAGTGGAGATGTTCGGTGTTTCGATGCGGCCCTTTGACTTTATCCCGGAGCCGCTTCCGCACGATGCAGCCTGTGAAATCGCAGGCTTCCGCTTCCTGAGTCTCTTCACCCCGGGACATGCCCCGGATCACGTTTCTCTTTATTTTGAGGAAGACGGTTTCGTAGTTGCCGGGGATGTGCTGTTCAACGGCAGTATCGGACGCACCGACCTTTACAAAGGAGATTTTGAGCTGTTGAAGAAATCGATTTTCGAAAAAATTTACACCCTGCCCGAGTCAACAGAAGTGTACTGCGGCCATGGTCCGAAAACCATTGTTGGACATGAAAAGAAATTCAATCCCTTTGTGAAAGCGGAAGCGTAG
- a CDS encoding aminotransferase class IV, translating into MAQPAVFNRKLVSREEAVLPADARALALGEACFETLRVYPGGKVLGFRQHLDRLMRGLTQLGFDPQYHAQAFHPDTAAAELLQLIDQCGLSETGARVRIQAGRADCSGIRADAPPVFFCMMMAAAFEPQSRAVALHAGDFRRIPPDAWDASVKWSFYQPAVQALRTAHNAGFDDTLFWDAAGNLACGALSNIFLISGSAVSTPSLESGALHGITRGLICEALADAGIPVQERHHSPADVQSAEALFLTSSLREIAPVARLGKRKKAVNHPMLQRVCTVFETYRNQNLNPLHKL; encoded by the coding sequence ATGGCGCAGCCGGCAGTGTTCAACCGAAAGCTGGTTTCGCGGGAAGAAGCCGTCCTCCCGGCTGATGCGCGGGCCCTTGCCCTTGGCGAAGCCTGTTTTGAAACCTTACGCGTGTATCCCGGTGGAAAAGTGCTCGGATTCCGGCAGCACCTCGACCGGCTGATGCGCGGACTCACGCAGCTCGGCTTTGATCCGCAGTATCACGCGCAGGCATTCCATCCCGATACCGCCGCCGCCGAACTCCTGCAGCTGATTGATCAGTGCGGACTTAGCGAAACTGGGGCGCGCGTTAGGATTCAGGCCGGACGCGCAGACTGCAGCGGCATTCGCGCAGACGCACCGCCGGTCTTTTTTTGTATGATGATGGCAGCCGCCTTCGAACCGCAAAGCCGGGCCGTAGCCCTGCATGCGGGGGACTTTCGCCGCATACCGCCCGACGCATGGGATGCCTCCGTAAAATGGAGTTTTTATCAGCCTGCGGTACAGGCACTACGTACGGCGCATAACGCGGGCTTCGACGATACGCTGTTTTGGGATGCGGCCGGTAACCTGGCTTGCGGGGCGCTGTCGAACATTTTTCTGATCAGCGGAAGCGCGGTATCTACACCATCCCTGGAAAGCGGCGCCCTGCACGGCATTACGCGCGGCCTGATCTGTGAAGCCCTCGCTGATGCAGGCATTCCGGTGCAGGAACGCCATCACAGTCCTGCGGATGTACAATCGGCTGAAGCCCTTTTCCTTACAAGCTCCCTGCGCGAAATTGCGCCGGTTGCGCGGCTTGGTAAGCGCAAAAAAGCGGTGAATCATCCCATGCTGCAGCGTGTTTGCACGGTCTTTGAAACCTACCGAAACCAAAACCTCAACCCCCTGCACAAGCTGTAA
- a CDS encoding anthranilate synthase component I family protein encodes MPHFIAPAHFDALIRRLSGQMPVVMLETQQNGDALVAAGARAILQCRDHTATFHKASGAITRKKQNPWHALHDFRSEWSGQWMFGYLGYDLKNGLERLHSANPDPVSAPDLWLMVPERVLRYAAGSGTLDVTEGPELPETWLAPPTNLCATADAFRFEIETGTETDRARYLDIIRQAQRAIFEGDYYEINLSRQLSGTYEGDPFALYAAMRARGPVPFGAWLAFGDFRVCCASPERFLKRAGNRLISEPIKGTAPVAASDAENAQIAAALLASEKNRAENLMVVDLVRHDFSAVCAAGSVQVPELFAIKKFGTVHQMISTVTGELRSGVSSVEALAACFPMGSMTGAPKISAMRDIEKLETYRRGIYSGAIGYISPEDDFDFNVVIRTAICRNGRLFYATGGAITADSEPAEEWDETLVKSRALTQAAVSATALQKR; translated from the coding sequence ATGCCGCACTTCATAGCTCCGGCGCATTTCGACGCGCTCATCCGCCGACTCAGCGGGCAGATGCCGGTCGTGATGCTGGAAACACAGCAAAACGGGGATGCGCTGGTTGCGGCAGGCGCCCGCGCTATCCTGCAGTGCCGGGATCACACAGCGACTTTTCATAAGGCCTCAGGTGCCATCACCCGAAAAAAACAAAACCCCTGGCACGCCCTGCACGACTTCCGGTCGGAATGGTCCGGGCAGTGGATGTTCGGCTATCTCGGCTATGATCTCAAAAACGGACTTGAGCGGCTGCATTCCGCGAATCCCGACCCGGTCAGCGCACCGGATTTGTGGCTGATGGTGCCTGAACGGGTGCTGCGTTACGCCGCCGGTAGCGGCACGCTGGACGTGACGGAAGGACCGGAGCTGCCCGAAACCTGGCTTGCTCCCCCGACAAACTTGTGCGCAACAGCGGATGCGTTTCGTTTTGAAATTGAAACAGGAACGGAGACAGATCGGGCGCGCTATCTTGACATCATCCGGCAGGCACAGCGGGCCATTTTTGAAGGGGATTATTACGAAATCAATCTCAGTCGACAGCTATCCGGTACCTATGAAGGCGATCCGTTCGCGCTGTATGCTGCAATGCGCGCGCGTGGACCGGTACCATTCGGGGCCTGGCTCGCATTCGGCGATTTTCGGGTATGCTGCGCTTCCCCCGAGCGCTTTCTTAAACGAGCCGGGAACCGGCTGATTTCAGAGCCAATCAAGGGTACGGCCCCCGTTGCCGCTTCCGATGCTGAGAATGCACAAATTGCAGCCGCGCTCCTGGCTTCGGAGAAAAACCGCGCAGAAAATCTCATGGTTGTGGACCTGGTGCGCCATGATTTCAGCGCCGTTTGTGCGGCAGGCAGTGTGCAGGTACCGGAGCTGTTCGCCATCAAAAAATTCGGTACGGTCCATCAGATGATTTCTACCGTGACGGGCGAGCTGCGATCAGGCGTCAGCTCAGTTGAAGCCCTTGCGGCCTGTTTCCCCATGGGCTCCATGACGGGCGCCCCCAAAATCAGTGCAATGCGGGATATTGAAAAGCTGGAGACATACCGCCGGGGTATTTACAGCGGGGCCATCGGTTACATCAGTCCGGAAGATGATTTCGATTTCAATGTGGTGATTCGTACGGCCATCTGTCGCAACGGACGGCTCTTTTACGCAACAGGTGGCGCGATTACCGCTGACTCCGAACCCGCTGAAGAGTGGGATGAGACGCTGGTTAAAAGCCGGGCGCTCACCCAAGCCGCTGTTTCCGCAACAGCGCTCCAAAAGCGATAA
- the rpmE gene encoding 50S ribosomal protein L31, whose product MPKKDIHPEYNEVTIVMSDGSEFVTRSTMKTKDGTYRAEVDSKNHPFYNENLKMITATGRVDKFNKRYGKKS is encoded by the coding sequence ATGCCCAAAAAAGATATACATCCCGAATACAACGAAGTCACGATTGTGATGAGTGATGGTTCTGAGTTTGTAACCCGCAGCACTATGAAGACCAAAGATGGTACTTACCGCGCTGAGGTTGACTCCAAAAATCACCCTTTTTACAACGAAAATCTGAAAATGATTACTGCAACCGGCCGTGTTGATAAGTTCAACAAGCGCTATGGCAAGAAATCATAA